In the genome of Phlebotomus papatasi isolate M1 chromosome 2, Ppap_2.1, whole genome shotgun sequence, one region contains:
- the LOC129804643 gene encoding ankyrin repeat and MYND domain-containing protein 2, whose translation MNDLEKSIFDRISKNEVTELKTALLELKTTVDFVDENGMTPLQHACYKGNKEIVQMFLDRGADVNASKHEYNYTALHFAALSGNVEVCLLLLHAGADAQATNSVGRTASQMAAFVSNHRVVAVINNYVPKGEIEYYTVVQGQQTEPYLPPLLLDSFHKFVIQVNMHPVKIALTLQRLGGFAENLKTIRKVLEMMSEREVQRKNDINEVMSFKFHYLGYVVSEIIKCREYFQARKEAGSEMKSDFVELFAKRVLKEGKQGVLDYLEWMVRECVREFPFRDFTIFKQIVSQLANKDNEGAALDVIKWAIYGQRGFQDTVTYCSSCGEEKPDKKCSKCKEVQYCDRECQRLHWFMHKKTCTRPEAAASNSSGAGAAKKDLDVEHISSELQNLMSN comes from the exons ATGAATGACTTGGAGAAGAGTATCTTCGACAGGATCTCCAAGAATGAGGTGACTGAGCTCAAAACAGCGCTGCTGGAGCTGAAGACAACCGTGGACTTTGTGGATGAAAATGGGATGACTCCGCTGCAGCATGCCTGCTACAAGGGCAACAAAGAGATTGTGCAGATGTTCCTGGACAGGGGAGCCGATGTGAATGCCAGCAAGCATGAATACAACTACACAGCACTGCATTTTGCCGCTCTATCCGGGAATGTGGAGGTCTGCCTGCTGCTGCTGCACGCCGGAGCTGATGCCCAGGCAACAAATTCTGTGGGCAGGACAGCTTCCCAGATGGCTGCATTCGTGAGCAATCACCGTGTTGTGGCCGTGATTAACAACTACGTGCCAAAGGGCGAGATTGAGTACTACACAGTTGTCCAGGGACAGCAAACCGAACCCTATCTTCCTCCTCTGCTGCTGGATTCCTTCCACAAATTCGTTATTCAGGTCAATATGCACCCAGTGAAGATCGCCCTGACACTGCAGCGCCTTGGAGGCTTTGCTGAGAACCTCAAGACCATCCGGAAGGTGTTGGAGATGATGTCTGAACGGGAGGTTCAGCGCAAGAATGACATCAACGAGGTGATGAGCTTCAAGTTCCACTACCTGGGCTACGTGGTGAGCGAGATCATCAAGTGCCGGGAGTACTTCCAGGCTCGCAAGGAGGCGGGCAGTGAGATGAAGAGTGATTTTGTGGAGTTGTTTGCCAAGAGGGTGCTCAAGGAGGGAAAGCAGGGAGTTCTGGACTACCTGGAGTGGATGGTTAGGGAATGCGTGAGAGAATTCCCATTCCGTGATTTCACCATCTTCAAACAGATTGTGAGTCAGCTGGCCAACAAGGACAACGAGGGAGCTGCCCTGGATGTCATCAAGTGGGCCATCTACGGACAGAGGGGCTTTCAG GACACAGTCACATATTGCAGTTCTTGCGGTGAGGAGAAACCCGACAAGAAGTGTTCAAAGTGCAAAGAGGTGCAATATTGTGATAGGGAATGCCAGCGACTTCATTGGTTCATGCACAAGAAGACGTGCACGCGCCCCGAAGCCGCTGCCAGTAATTCCTCGGGTGCCGGCGCAGCTAAGAAGGATCTCGATGTGGAGCACATAAGTAGTGAATTGCAGAATTTAATGAGCAACTAA